The genomic DNA TCTTGAGCTATATGAACAGCCAAGAGATCAAATTCGTTCAAAATAAGTACAAGAAAAGAATCAAGTTAGTGTGACTGTGTTGTGACATTCGTCTAACTGTATGTCTCCTATTGTGACTATTCCAAATTCTAAAGAATCAATTTAGAATAAGGGtcattacattgaaaattgattCTCTTTgttcaaatagaaaaatatttcatcaaaGATATGGTCGATGATACCACATTCAATTCTTTCAGTTTCTGACCACATGTCGCTAGATAGTACCTCCCTTTTCATAGTGATGACTTAAGAACGTTCAACGTGCATGCAATGAAAGTGGCGATAGTCAATTTTTTCGCTCGaagtttggtttgtttttcacgGCCTGAGTTTGAGATGCTTCCATTAGCACCCACAATGTCGTTACAGAACCTTGATGACAAGGTTGTTGTGGATGGATGGAATAATGATATGCAtgtcaaatataattattaaatatgtatttttatatgtaATATAACTATTGATTATGTATTTCTGTGTAACAGGAAGTTAGTATATTTTATGTTGTGAGCAAGGGGTTGAGAAAGTGACCTATCCTAAATTATAGAAAGGTAAGTATAAGAAGTTATTTGTGTGTTCTATTTAAAGTTGTAAAActtgattgaagaaaataagaaacaattcataaataaaattttaagtctTTTCCCTTGATGGAGACTTATTCCTTCTCGAATTGAAATAATTAACCATATTTTATTTACCACTCTTTATCAAACACGCAATTAAAGTAGTCATTTAAATGTTATGAAGTTAGTTCAATTGATTGATAGAGACGTTTATAATATAAGTAGAGGCTGGAGTTAGACCATAGACTTCCCAATTTATCTCCTAAAACGTGAATTTCTAATCATCactgaattatttgatttgatggaAAAAGAAATGATCAGTTaaatttttggataaaaaagGTGCCTTTTCACACCGCCCCTATTTTTCTCCTTTGTGATTCCCTAATCTTGCATAACGATGAAATGATATCTTGATCATGACTTCTAAGTGCATGggatttttcttcaaaaaaaagtacaCGGGATTTAATATTTGCggtatatccttaaaaaaaaaattggacactTGTAATGTTTGGTTTGATATTATATGTGATTCTCTTTTCAATGCATATGCATTCTTTCAATTATACATGTTGAGAGATAATTTGCATATGGATTGGAACATTGACCATTATGTTTAGCTCTGTTTTCAAGCAATTTTGAGTGAAGAAAAATATTGGAAGTGCTTTTTTCCTAATAATGTTTGGCTCTGTTTTCAAGCATATGGAGGTTTCATTCACTTCATAACTTTCAATCGAAGGATTTTGTATATATAGAGCAAGGTCACTCTACCAAGTCTCGTCCTACTACCAACTTCGTCAACAATATCTAGAGCAATCAACATGAAAAGACAAATTAAATATTCATTGAAGCATTTCATCAATTATGTAGAACGTAAAAATAATATTCACATTCCTAACTAGTATTTCAATACCACATTTCACTAATTTTAAACTAGAACTACATTCACATTCACATCTTACGTGATCAACGACTACAATATTTTACTACAATCACATTCTACAAAAACACTAACCTACAAAGTGAGATGAAATGTTTTGACCTTTAAACCACCCATTTTTAAGGCCTTAATAATTGGGGTTTAAGGTCGTGGACTTTTTCCTGTGAAAACTTCTGCAGTTTTTAtcaaaacccattaattaaAAGGTGTCTTCTACCAAAACTCATTAATTAAACatctaaaaaaaacttgtttttatcAAAGAGATTGGTGGTCCAcgaaatttgattatatttgttgctatattttattttacgctgttacaaaattaaaattaaaattgaaatatttataaagtacagattgaaacaaaaataaactataacGATATGGAAAAATATGTCAgactcatttgattttttcCCAGATGTAATGTTGAAGTTCTTAAATGTAAAGGTGTATGGAATGAAAACTAAAAATGAGTCAAACAATTCTATCTCAATTCAATTGCATATGATCTTATGCAGCAAGATATACTATTTGGAAATACCTAGACAATAGCTTGTTAGGAATTACGTTACTTCCCTAGTAGAACTTCAAACGCCCAGAAATAATTACTTTTCTCATCATGGATTACCACAAGTTAAAGAGATTTCAAACCATAATTGAATTATGTATGTAACCAAATACTGTAACTATACATGTTTGAAATTTCGGTGCTGCTCTTTCAGTACAAGCAACAATCAATCAGGTCGATAAATTTAAAGCAAAACCAATGCTCAATGAATCACCAGTAAATATAACAATTGATGTTACCATGTACAAGAAAAAACTGTCAGTTCATCCACGAACCACACGTCAACCATACTGATGCCATGCAAACCGATTCAGGAGCCCAGAAAGAATCTGATCCACACCAGCAAAGTCGCACTATTCGTCAGGTTAAAGATTAATGCCCAAAAATTTCTGATTCACAGGATCAGAACCCTCGCATAACAAACCAACAATGCTGTATTGGCCTGCCTAAGAAACTGTGCTCTCAAAAGAAACCTGGAATTGGGCAAGATGTTTGGGCTTTTGATTTGTCGAGGTAGCAAGGCCGTCAAGCAACTTTACAACATCGGTGGTGTCATCAAGAAAATATTTTGCCTTGCTGGGCTTCCTACCTACAGTGCAAGCAAAAATCTCGGGAGCTGATGGTAACGATGGGCACGAGACTGTACTCAAAATGCTTTCAAACATGTCTTCATCAGACCTATCATCTCCAATGCACATCACGAAATCTGGTGGATTACCGGCATTAACCATATTCAAGAGAACCTTCTCAGCTACCAAACCTTTGGTTACTCCCTGTAAAGAGAAAATTCATGGCATCAATTAAAACAATTCAAGCTTACGAGTTTCACTTAACATATATAGAGGAAGATGCAGTGAAGGAATTTGAAAAACTCTACCTGTGGCTTAACTTCAACAATATGTTGGCCTCTTTTAACAATTGCTGGTTCATTAGCAAGAACACTTTCCAAGTGGTCCAGCAATTCTTTGGCTTGGCAGGAGCCAAAATCAGGGTCTGCATCTTGATGATGCCACACCAAAGCACTTTCCTTGACTTCAATATTAGATCCATCAGTTGCTTCTGTATACGACTGCATGACCGGCAGCACCACCTGTTTCCAATCAAGATCCGCAAACAAATGACTTGTTTCCCATTCAGAGTCGCTATTCCACctgcaaataaaaaatatattagtattatatttttttctattttcttttggtGGGGAGAGGAGGAAGAAACAAAGGAGACATACCTTAAAAAGTAACCATGTTCAGCTGCAAGTCCCAGCAGTTTGCATGATGTAAACCATTCATTCAGAGAATCTCTTGCCCTTCCACTAACAATGAACACAATATTTTTGGTATCATTACACAGAGAATTAAGCACAGATACGACTTCAGGGCTGGGGGTTTTATTAATATAAGATTGTGGTACAAGAGTGCCATCATAATCAAGAAAGATGGCCCTTCTACTCGTTCTTTTGTATGCTGATACAATATGGTCAATGGACAGCTTCCTAAAACCATGAGAAAGTGAAATAACTCTGAACCCCAAGCCCAGACCAATTCCCCAGCACCTTTTAGTGTAATGATCTTTGCAGGCTCTCTCCAAATCCTGCATAAAACTGCGTGCCCAATATGCCACATCATGAGTACTAACATATCGATAGTGTTTCTCATGGCGCAACTTCTTCTCGGAAACCCCCATATTGAGGGCTAAATTCATAGCATCGGCAACTGCATCTATATCCCAGGGATTGACCCTGATGGCCCCACTCAGAGAAGGTGAGCAACCAATGAACTCAGACACAACAAGCATGCTTGTGCGAGGAGAATCACTTTGCCTGCCCACAGCTTCATCCAGCTTTGCAGTTCCCTGTCTGCAGACAATATATTTGTATGGGACTAGGTTCATTCCATCCCTTACAGCATTGACAATGCAACAGTCTGCTAGAGCATAATAAGCACTCTTCTCGAAACGAGGAACAGAGCGGTCAATGATAATGACTGGCTGATAATGTTTTGAACCATAAATGTCATTGATCCTCTTGGCAATTAAATATGCTTCTTTCTTTGCTTCCTGAACATCCTTCCCTGAACCCCTCGCAGGATTTATAATTTGAACTAGGACAACTTCACCCTGCAAATTTGGGTTCTGCTGTAGCAGCTGTTCCACAGCTAGAAATTTCAGATTGATACCCTTAAAAATATCCATGTCGTCCACACCAAGAATAACtttcttatccttaaactcttccTGAATCTCTTTTAGCTTAGAGGATGTAGAAGGAAGATTTAATACAGAATCAAGCCTACCCATGTGAATTCCTACCGgcaaaattttgataaatatagTGCGGCCAAAGTAATCAAGTCCTATATGTCCGCGCTTAGATTCATAGTCCAGACCTAGCATTCTACTGCAGCAAGAAAGAAAGTGACGTGCGTAATCGAATGTATGAAAACCAATTAAATCCGAATTCAACAATCCTTTGAGAATTTCATCCCTTACTGGCA from Medicago truncatula cultivar Jemalong A17 chromosome 8, MtrunA17r5.0-ANR, whole genome shotgun sequence includes the following:
- the LOC25501287 gene encoding probable alpha,alpha-trehalose-phosphate synthase [UDP-forming] 9; its protein translation is MTSRSYANLLDLAGGDLLDIPHTPRSLPRVMTVPGIISDLDGESDVSSSGCRERKIIVANMLPLQAKRDIDTAKWCFSWDEDSILLQLKDGFSSDTEVIYVGSLKVEIDASEQDEIAQRLLDDFNCVATFLPHDLQKKFYLGFCKQQLWPLFHYMLPICSDHGDRFDRVLWQAYVSANKIFADKVMEVIDPDDDFVWVHDYHLMILPTFLRKRFHRVKLGFFLHSPFPSSEIYRTLPVRDEILKGLLNSDLIGFHTFDYARHFLSCCSRMLGLDYESKRGHIGLDYFGRTIFIKILPVGIHMGRLDSVLNLPSTSSKLKEIQEEFKDKKVILGVDDMDIFKGINLKFLAVEQLLQQNPNLQGEVVLVQIINPARGSGKDVQEAKKEAYLIAKRINDIYGSKHYQPVIIIDRSVPRFEKSAYYALADCCIVNAVRDGMNLVPYKYIVCRQGTAKLDEAVGRQSDSPRTSMLVVSEFIGCSPSLSGAIRVNPWDIDAVADAMNLALNMGVSEKKLRHEKHYRYVSTHDVAYWARSFMQDLERACKDHYTKRCWGIGLGLGFRVISLSHGFRKLSIDHIVSAYKRTSRRAIFLDYDGTLVPQSYINKTPSPEVVSVLNSLCNDTKNIVFIVSGRARDSLNEWFTSCKLLGLAAEHGYFLRWNSDSEWETSHLFADLDWKQVVLPVMQSYTEATDGSNIEVKESALVWHHQDADPDFGSCQAKELLDHLESVLANEPAIVKRGQHIVEVKPQGVTKGLVAEKVLLNMVNAGNPPDFVMCIGDDRSDEDMFESILSTVSCPSLPSAPEIFACTVGRKPSKAKYFLDDTTDVVKLLDGLATSTNQKPKHLAQFQVSFESTVS